A region of Selenomonadales bacterium 4137-cl DNA encodes the following proteins:
- a CDS encoding MBL fold metallo-hydrolase, with protein MIILPEEILPGLFRLEIPLPDNPLKALNSYVIIGQDRALVIDTGFNRPECLAAMRSGLAELAVDPARTDLFITHLHADHSGLAATLATATSRVWCSAVDARDINRIVALAPDDPRWEDMRAFASRNGFPPEEARQAVSRHPGYKLAPEKQIAFTAVTEGDRLSIGRYQLACLATPGHTAGHMCLYEPREKILFAGDHLLRDITPNISHWRADGDPLARYLESLARIAALEVGLVLPGHRRLFTDCRTRAEELIAHHRRRADEVAGLLAAGPLTAYQVAAGMKWDMTYRSWGDFPPPQKWFAVGEAIAHLRYLEGRGAIHRQERGGLIVYR; from the coding sequence GTGATTATTCTGCCGGAAGAAATTCTCCCCGGGCTGTTCAGGCTGGAAATCCCGCTGCCCGACAATCCCCTCAAGGCGCTTAACTCCTACGTCATCATCGGCCAGGACAGGGCGCTGGTCATCGACACCGGCTTCAACCGCCCGGAATGCCTGGCGGCGATGCGCTCCGGGCTTGCCGAACTGGCCGTCGACCCGGCCCGCACCGACCTCTTCATCACCCACCTGCACGCCGACCACTCCGGGCTGGCCGCCACCCTGGCGACGGCAACATCGCGCGTCTGGTGCAGCGCCGTCGACGCCCGCGACATAAACCGCATCGTCGCCCTCGCCCCCGACGACCCGCGGTGGGAGGACATGCGCGCCTTTGCCAGCCGAAACGGCTTTCCCCCGGAAGAAGCGCGGCAGGCTGTCAGCCGTCACCCGGGCTATAAACTCGCCCCCGAAAAACAGATCGCCTTCACCGCCGTCACTGAAGGCGACCGGCTGAGCATCGGCCGCTACCAGCTCGCCTGCCTGGCCACCCCCGGCCACACCGCCGGCCATATGTGCCTGTACGAGCCGCGCGAGAAAATCCTCTTCGCCGGCGACCACCTCCTGCGCGACATAACCCCCAACATCTCCCACTGGCGCGCGGACGGCGATCCGCTCGCCCGCTACCTCGAATCCCTGGCCCGCATCGCCGCCCTCGAGGTCGGCCTGGTGCTTCCCGGACACCGGCGGCTGTTCACCGACTGCCGGACCAGGGCGGAAGAACTCATCGCCCACCACCGCCGCCGGGCCGACGAAGTCGCCGGTCTCCTCGCCGCAGGGCCTCTCACGGCCTACCAGGTCGCCGCCGGCATGAAATGGGACATGACCTACCGCAGCTGGGGCGACTTTCCGCCACCGCAGAAATGGTTCGCGGTCGGAGAAGCCATCGCCCATCTCCGCTACCTCGAAGGACGGGGAGCAATCCACCGCCAAGAGCGCGGCGGACTGATCGTCTACAGGTAA
- a CDS encoding PAS domain S-box protein yields MEKAKKHASAELAMPRPFFTPSDFVVFNQAHEAILLHNVTSGAIVTMNDKARDMFGLSPDDARNPGIGTLPPGEYPFTAEEAQRRFREAAAGNSQLFEWKARHKSGRDFWVEGFLKRVNIGEHEFVMAIFRDITRRKLSEQRLLLEHGNLTLLKDSFLDVLDKRDESDLLVALAHRACALVDAPYGFIYIYDEASGALELKVPEVGGPLSPAVAPGEGLVGRVWQTGEPAVEQHRRLPSDPEEGREAEPATVAVPLRRGSQMMGVLGLYSPDEDYHFREDEVSLLTRFADLAAVAFANATEHGSLRRGLAASKAAEDALRESEERYRMLFNSINDIIVVAEITPDGLPGLIIDANDTACRRLGYRREELLQRTPVDIVPLEFRGDTREKIELLYAQRHTLNESAYLTSDDQTIPVEVNSHLIHLDERPCVVSIAHDISERKRVEKEIARLDRLNLIGAMAAGIGHEIRNPLTTVRGFLQMLSNKQDLARHSGHFELMIQELDRANAIITEFLSLAKNKAVDLKEGNLNDVIAMLLPLLEAGAILYNKTVKTDLAEIPSLPLDEKEIRQLIINLARNGLDAMPPGGTLTIRTFCEEDQIILSVQDQGRGIPPDLADKIGTPFFTTKEYGVGLGLAVCYSIAARHNAAVSFDSGAGGTTFTVTFPVVQM; encoded by the coding sequence ATGGAGAAAGCCAAGAAGCACGCTTCAGCCGAGCTGGCGATGCCAAGACCTTTTTTTACGCCCTCGGATTTTGTCGTTTTCAACCAGGCCCACGAGGCTATCCTGCTCCATAATGTCACCAGCGGCGCGATCGTTACCATGAACGACAAGGCGCGCGACATGTTCGGCTTATCCCCCGATGATGCACGCAATCCCGGCATCGGCACTCTGCCGCCGGGTGAATATCCCTTCACGGCCGAGGAGGCGCAGCGCCGTTTCCGGGAGGCGGCGGCGGGAAACTCACAGTTGTTCGAGTGGAAGGCCAGGCATAAGTCGGGACGGGATTTCTGGGTCGAAGGGTTCTTAAAAAGGGTCAACATCGGCGAGCACGAGTTCGTGATGGCAATTTTCCGCGATATAACCCGCCGCAAGCTGTCGGAACAGCGCCTGCTTCTCGAACACGGCAACCTTACGCTGCTGAAGGATTCTTTCCTGGATGTGCTGGACAAGCGGGACGAGAGCGATCTGCTCGTCGCGCTCGCCCACCGCGCCTGCGCCCTCGTCGACGCCCCCTACGGGTTTATTTATATTTATGACGAGGCGTCGGGGGCGCTCGAGCTGAAGGTCCCGGAGGTCGGCGGCCCTTTGAGCCCGGCGGTGGCTCCCGGCGAAGGCCTGGTCGGCAGGGTGTGGCAGACGGGCGAGCCGGCGGTCGAACAGCACCGGCGGCTGCCGTCAGACCCTGAGGAAGGCCGGGAGGCGGAGCCGGCGACGGTGGCCGTGCCGCTGAGGCGGGGTTCGCAGATGATGGGCGTGCTGGGCCTTTATTCGCCTGACGAGGATTACCATTTCCGCGAGGATGAGGTTTCGCTGCTGACGAGGTTCGCCGACTTGGCGGCGGTGGCGTTCGCCAACGCTACGGAGCACGGTTCGCTGCGCAGGGGGCTGGCGGCGAGCAAGGCTGCGGAGGACGCGCTGCGCGAGAGTGAGGAACGGTACCGGATGCTGTTCAACAGCATCAATGACATTATTGTTGTCGCCGAGATCACTCCTGACGGGCTGCCGGGTCTGATCATCGACGCCAACGATACGGCCTGCCGGCGTCTGGGCTACCGCCGGGAGGAGCTTTTGCAGCGGACGCCTGTGGATATCGTTCCCCTGGAATTTCGCGGCGATACCCGCGAGAAGATCGAGCTGCTTTACGCCCAGCGGCACACGCTGAACGAAAGCGCCTACCTGACCAGCGACGACCAGACGATTCCGGTGGAGGTCAATTCCCATCTCATCCACCTTGATGAACGCCCTTGCGTGGTGAGTATTGCCCATGATATCAGCGAGCGCAAACGGGTGGAGAAGGAGATCGCCCGCCTCGACCGCCTCAACCTCATCGGGGCCATGGCGGCCGGTATCGGCCACGAAATCCGCAACCCGCTGACGACTGTTCGCGGTTTCCTGCAGATGCTGAGCAACAAGCAGGATCTGGCCCGCCACAGCGGTCATTTCGAGCTGATGATCCAGGAGCTTGACCGGGCCAACGCGATCATCACGGAGTTTCTTTCGCTGGCCAAGAATAAGGCGGTGGACCTCAAGGAGGGCAACCTGAACGATGTTATCGCGATGCTGCTGCCCCTTCTCGAGGCAGGCGCCATCCTGTATAACAAGACGGTGAAAACCGATCTTGCGGAGATCCCCAGTCTCCCTTTGGATGAAAAGGAGATCCGCCAGCTGATCATCAACCTGGCGCGCAACGGCCTGGACGCGATGCCGCCCGGCGGCACGCTGACTATCAGGACATTTTGCGAGGAGGATCAAATCATTTTGTCGGTACAGGACCAGGGGCGGGGCATACCGCCCGATCTCGCCGACAAGATCGGTACGCCGTTCTTCACTACGAAGGAGTACGGGGTGGGGCTGGGACTGGCGGTTTGCTACAGCATCGCCGCCCGCCACAACGCCGCCGTTTCGTTCGACAGCGGAGCGGGCGGGACGACGTTCACGGTGACTTTCCCGGTGGTGCAGATGTAG
- a CDS encoding metal-sensitive transcriptional regulator, with product MRRTQSEQDKLIAQISRIEGQVRGIGKMIAADRYCIDVLIQVQAARAALTRVGLLILEDHAKGCVVDAVQRGEEKVIDELVDAVKKFVR from the coding sequence GTGAGGAGAACACAAAGCGAACAGGATAAGCTCATCGCCCAGATCAGCCGCATCGAAGGCCAGGTGCGGGGAATCGGCAAAATGATCGCCGCCGACCGCTACTGCATCGACGTCCTCATCCAGGTGCAGGCGGCCCGCGCCGCCCTTACCCGGGTGGGCCTGCTCATCCTCGAGGACCACGCCAAGGGCTGCGTCGTCGATGCCGTGCAACGGGGCGAAGAAAAGGTGATCGACGAACTTGTCGACGCCGTAAAAAAATTTGTGAGGTGA
- a CDS encoding sigma-54 dependent transcriptional regulator, translating into MNILLVEDDGDSRAGVAEFLRELGHQVAECGDGEQALALFAAGDFPMVLSDIKMPRMSGIELLKRIRALGGEKPCDIVLFTGHGDMVTAIEALRAGAYDYLLKPISVAELAAITERIAEHQSLLRENRALTSRFSDEVRAATEETRREMSRLKKLASQAAGLGNIAFFAPEMRRIAAQAARYHQDRSIPVLIEGETGTGKEIIARIIHYGDCKDPAPLIDVNCAALTASLFESEFFGYEPGAFTGGLAKGQKGKLDLAQGGTVLLDEVGELPVDLQGKLLRVIQEKQFYRVGGLRKVAADVRIICATNADLGQRVERGTFRKDLFYRLKVGHIVIPPLRQRREEILPLAELFLREFAALKGRRFKTIDPDAADLLLAYDWPGNVRELRNTIEWVAFMFDDVAVQAAHLGSLTKGLPPLSRGGAAPGPALNPAEFTLPAGGFNLEDYVDRIVQQALTLCRGNKTAAARYLGISRRSLYCRLERIKNGPQPGAD; encoded by the coding sequence ATGAACATCCTCCTTGTCGAAGACGACGGCGACAGCCGGGCAGGGGTGGCCGAATTCCTGCGCGAACTGGGTCACCAGGTCGCCGAATGCGGCGACGGCGAGCAAGCCCTCGCCCTGTTCGCCGCCGGCGACTTCCCCATGGTACTGTCCGACATAAAAATGCCGCGCATGTCGGGGATCGAACTGCTCAAACGCATCCGGGCCCTCGGCGGCGAAAAACCGTGCGACATCGTCCTCTTCACCGGCCACGGCGACATGGTCACCGCCATCGAAGCCCTCCGGGCCGGCGCCTACGACTACCTCCTCAAACCCATCAGCGTCGCCGAACTCGCCGCCATCACCGAACGCATCGCCGAGCACCAGTCCCTCCTCCGCGAAAACCGGGCGCTTACCAGTCGTTTCAGCGACGAAGTCCGGGCCGCCACCGAAGAAACGCGGCGGGAAATGTCGCGGCTGAAAAAACTCGCCAGCCAGGCGGCCGGCCTCGGCAACATCGCCTTCTTCGCCCCCGAGATGCGGCGCATCGCCGCCCAGGCCGCCCGATACCACCAGGACCGGTCGATACCGGTGCTCATCGAAGGCGAAACCGGCACCGGCAAAGAAATCATCGCCCGCATCATCCACTACGGCGACTGCAAAGACCCGGCCCCGCTCATCGACGTCAACTGCGCCGCCCTCACCGCCAGCCTCTTCGAAAGCGAATTCTTCGGCTACGAGCCCGGCGCCTTCACCGGCGGACTCGCCAAAGGCCAGAAGGGTAAACTCGACCTGGCGCAGGGCGGCACGGTCCTGCTCGACGAAGTGGGCGAACTTCCCGTCGACCTGCAGGGCAAACTCCTCCGCGTCATCCAGGAAAAACAATTCTACCGCGTAGGCGGCCTCAGAAAAGTCGCCGCCGACGTGCGCATAATCTGCGCCACCAACGCCGACCTCGGCCAGCGGGTCGAGCGGGGCACCTTCCGCAAAGACCTGTTCTACCGCCTCAAAGTCGGCCATATCGTCATCCCGCCCCTCAGGCAGCGCCGCGAAGAGATCCTGCCCCTCGCCGAGCTCTTCCTGCGCGAATTCGCCGCCCTCAAAGGGCGCCGCTTCAAAACGATCGACCCGGACGCCGCCGACCTACTTCTCGCCTACGACTGGCCGGGGAACGTCCGCGAACTGCGCAACACCATCGAATGGGTCGCCTTCATGTTCGACGACGTCGCCGTACAAGCCGCCCACCTCGGCAGCCTTACCAAGGGCCTTCCCCCGCTGAGCCGCGGCGGCGCCGCGCCGGGACCCGCGCTCAACCCCGCCGAATTCACCCTCCCTGCCGGCGGCTTCAACCTTGAAGACTACGTCGACCGCATCGTCCAACAGGCGTTAACCCTCTGCCGCGGCAACAAAACCGCCGCCGCCCGCTACCTCGGCATATCGCGCCGTTCTCTCTACTGCCGGCTGGAAAGAATAAAAAACGGCCCGCAGCCCGGAGCCGACTGA
- a CDS encoding PAS domain S-box protein — protein sequence MNWDHPLLTAAISFLGGVLTAGVLFALLRASRCGRTLRRKIDAILAQGQATRIEEDEQRFRNLADRAPVLLIVTDSLGAPVFFNQTWAEFTGRPLASLSGRGWLELVHPDDLPACEGRQKAATARRRLFRHEFRLRHVSGGYRWMMAVFMPRWHGENFVGYIGSFADITAHRQLEQALRRQVEYEKMLAAISAKFVSVSPSALDDAVRSALGEIGRFTGADRAYIYLSTEDGREARLAYYWNIENLRPLNGEKPAIALIGESWLIREMKATGRLNIPNLDAVPAGEEREMLAAAGVRSLVAVPLASGDRMLGILGLHSVSQAKAWREEDIMLPKLVGEVILGAILRCQAQTALAVSEAENKAILASVPDILYHVRDDGTILDIKPSGRQAGLPAPAPVGSSIGRLLPAHLAKPAMDAIGQVLAVGRVQRFEYYLKTDNATAYYEARVTKAGARDVLVIVRDITERRRSEACDLLLLDIAVMVLEERPLEDILTFACEQIKAIFDVSLLWVGRKEPGGSVRLFAAGEEATECIRDGGVRWDDSPAGHGPTGTAIRTGKFQLAGIDDPRVRQWRARLAKHGAVSGASFPLKVSGLILGALTLFTADQGFWTKRTIVHLTNFAEQIALAIHATTSRQRLKLLTTGLESAVNAVIITDRTGSIQWVNPAFLGLTGLAAADVQGKNVRGIFAVPDAKTFYLDLWQHILAGRAWQGEITSRSKDGASYTAEMSVTPVRDESGELANFLTILHDVTRRRQAEQEMLEAREAVVRAERLSSLGIMAAGIAHEINQPLNSLKVTADGMLYWHNQGKTPALAKIMENIGKISKQADRIDNIIKHMRFFVRSSQRGEPEACDINTAVEEALSLIGSQLAAHAIAVRTRLAADLPTVAANNTQLEEVIINLLVNAMQSLDTVDKPDKLITIVTGWRKDEVFLEIGDNGPGIGNNIKGKVFEPFFTTKPAGEGMGLGLSIVHSIVASYGGQITIKGARRNRGAVFRITFPAGAGEGKGEEQA from the coding sequence GTGAATTGGGACCATCCTCTCCTTACGGCGGCAATATCGTTCCTCGGCGGCGTCCTTACCGCCGGCGTGCTGTTCGCCCTCCTCCGCGCCAGCCGCTGCGGGCGGACCCTCCGCCGGAAAATCGACGCCATCCTCGCTCAGGGGCAAGCCACGCGGATCGAGGAAGACGAACAGCGGTTCCGCAACCTCGCCGACCGCGCCCCCGTACTTCTCATAGTCACGGACAGCCTCGGCGCCCCGGTCTTCTTCAACCAGACCTGGGCCGAATTCACCGGCCGGCCGCTCGCCTCTCTAAGCGGCAGGGGGTGGCTGGAACTCGTTCATCCCGACGACCTCCCGGCCTGCGAGGGCCGGCAAAAGGCGGCGACCGCGCGACGCAGGCTTTTCCGGCACGAATTCCGGCTGCGCCACGTCAGCGGCGGCTACCGCTGGATGATGGCCGTATTCATGCCCCGTTGGCACGGTGAGAACTTCGTCGGCTACATCGGCTCCTTCGCCGACATCACCGCCCATCGCCAGCTCGAGCAGGCCCTCCGCCGCCAGGTCGAATACGAAAAGATGCTCGCCGCCATCTCGGCAAAATTCGTCAGCGTCAGCCCGTCCGCCCTTGACGACGCCGTTCGGTCGGCGCTCGGAGAAATCGGCCGTTTCACCGGCGCCGACCGCGCATACATCTACCTGAGCACCGAAGACGGCCGCGAGGCCCGCCTCGCATACTACTGGAACATCGAAAACCTCCGGCCCCTGAACGGCGAAAAGCCCGCAATCGCCCTCATAGGCGAATCGTGGCTCATCCGCGAAATGAAAGCCACGGGCCGGCTCAATATTCCCAACCTCGACGCCGTGCCGGCGGGAGAAGAGCGGGAAATGCTGGCAGCCGCAGGCGTCAGATCACTCGTCGCCGTGCCGCTTGCCAGCGGCGACCGCATGCTCGGCATCCTCGGCCTCCACTCCGTCAGCCAGGCAAAAGCCTGGCGGGAAGAAGACATCATGCTCCCCAAACTGGTCGGAGAAGTCATCCTCGGAGCCATCCTCCGCTGCCAGGCCCAGACAGCCCTGGCGGTCAGCGAAGCCGAAAACAAAGCCATCCTCGCCTCCGTCCCCGACATCCTCTACCATGTCCGCGACGACGGCACCATCCTCGACATCAAGCCGTCCGGCCGCCAGGCCGGCCTGCCCGCGCCGGCGCCGGTCGGCAGCAGCATCGGCCGGCTACTGCCGGCCCACCTCGCCAAGCCCGCTATGGACGCCATCGGCCAGGTCCTCGCCGTCGGCAGGGTGCAAAGATTCGAATACTACCTCAAAACAGACAACGCCACCGCCTACTACGAAGCCCGCGTCACTAAAGCCGGCGCGCGCGACGTTCTCGTCATCGTCCGCGACATCACCGAACGGCGTCGTTCGGAAGCCTGCGACCTCCTGCTCCTCGACATCGCCGTGATGGTACTCGAGGAACGGCCGCTCGAAGACATCCTCACCTTTGCCTGCGAACAAATAAAAGCCATCTTCGACGTCAGTCTGCTGTGGGTTGGCCGCAAGGAACCCGGCGGCTCGGTCAGGCTGTTCGCCGCCGGCGAAGAGGCCACGGAATGCATCCGGGACGGAGGCGTGCGCTGGGACGACAGCCCCGCCGGCCACGGACCCACCGGCACAGCCATCCGCACCGGCAAATTCCAGCTCGCGGGCATCGACGACCCCCGCGTCCGACAATGGCGGGCCAGACTCGCCAAACACGGCGCCGTCTCCGGCGCCTCCTTCCCCCTCAAGGTAAGCGGCCTCATCCTCGGCGCACTCACCCTATTCACCGCCGACCAGGGCTTCTGGACCAAACGGACCATCGTCCATCTGACCAACTTTGCCGAGCAGATCGCCCTCGCCATTCACGCCACCACCAGCCGCCAGCGCCTTAAACTGCTCACCACCGGGCTCGAATCGGCGGTCAACGCCGTCATCATAACCGACCGGACCGGCTCCATCCAGTGGGTCAACCCGGCCTTCCTCGGTCTCACCGGCCTCGCCGCCGCGGACGTTCAGGGGAAGAACGTCCGCGGCATCTTCGCCGTCCCCGACGCCAAGACCTTCTACCTCGACCTGTGGCAGCACATCCTCGCCGGGCGGGCCTGGCAGGGGGAAATAACCAGCCGCAGCAAAGACGGCGCAAGCTACACCGCCGAAATGTCGGTAACGCCGGTGCGGGACGAGAGCGGCGAACTCGCCAACTTCCTCACCATCCTCCACGACGTCACCCGCCGCCGCCAGGCCGAACAGGAAATGCTCGAAGCCAGGGAAGCCGTCGTCAGGGCCGAGCGTCTAAGCTCGCTGGGCATCATGGCGGCCGGCATCGCCCACGAAATCAACCAGCCCCTCAACTCGCTCAAAGTCACCGCCGACGGCATGCTCTACTGGCACAACCAGGGCAAAACCCCCGCCCTCGCCAAAATCATGGAAAACATCGGCAAAATATCCAAACAGGCCGACCGCATCGACAACATCATCAAACACATGCGCTTCTTCGTGCGCAGCAGCCAGCGCGGCGAACCCGAGGCCTGCGACATCAACACCGCCGTCGAGGAAGCGCTCTCCCTGATCGGCTCCCAGCTCGCCGCCCATGCCATCGCCGTCAGAACACGCCTGGCCGCCGACCTGCCCACCGTCGCCGCCAACAACACCCAGCTCGAAGAAGTCATCATCAACCTCCTCGTCAACGCCATGCAATCCCTCGACACCGTCGACAAGCCGGACAAGCTCATCACCATCGTCACCGGCTGGCGGAAGGACGAGGTTTTCCTGGAAATCGGCGACAACGGCCCGGGGATCGGCAACAACATCAAAGGCAAAGTCTTCGAACCCTTCTTCACCACCAAACCCGCCGGCGAAGGCATGGGACTCGGCCTCTCGATCGTCCACTCCATCGTCGCCTCCTATGGCGGGCAGATAACCATCAAAGGCGCGCGCCGAAATCGGGGCGCCGTTTTCCGCATCACCTTCCCGGCCGGAGCGGGGGAGGGGAAGGGAGAAGAACAGGCATGA